The segment CCGTGTACGAAAACGGCAATTGGCTGCCGCTTAAAGATGACTCCAAGATCATCTTCCTCGACAAGAAAACCGCGATCGATCCAAAGTTCGTTTCCGACAAAGGCCCCGGGCCAGGCGATTCAAACTGGGATGCTCGTGAAATCGGCAAGTTGTTGTCGTCTAAAGCAGTTGATTTCGTCAATGATCACGCCAGCAAAGATCCGTTCTTTCTGTGCTATTGGAGTCCGCACGTTCATTTGCCGCACACACCGACCACCGAATTTGATGGTCTGAAGATCGCAGGAACCACTCCGTCGAATCATCTGGACACCGTACGAGACTTCGATCAACAAGTCGCTCGGATTGTCAAATCGCTCAAAGCAAACAATGTCTACGACAATACGTTAATCATCTTCACCTCGGACAACGGTGGGCTGGGTGTAGGAGCGTCGATCAAAGCCGGCCACGATTCGAGTGGCGAGTGGCGAGGCTACAAGAACGCGGCGCACGAAGGCGGACACCGTGTTCCGTTTGTCGCAGTTTGGCCGGGCAAGATCAAACCAGCCAGCGTCAGCGACGAACCCGTCATCAACCAAGATGTGCTGGCCACGATGGCTTCGCTGCTTGACGTAAAAGTACCTGCTGATCAAGCCAAAGATTCACTGAACCTGCTGCCTCTGTTGACTGGAAACGGCGAGTTCAAGCAACGCGAGTACATCATGATGCAGGCCGGCAGCAAGAACGAAGTCATGTTCCGGAAAGATGGCTGGAAACTGATCCTGCAAAGCGATCACAAGGTATCCAAGTTCGAACCGATTGCACTGTTCAACTTGAATGACAACCCAGCAGAAGATGAAAAGCAAAACTGGGTCAACGATCCCGAGCAAGCCGAACGGGTCAAAGCTATGCGAGACCAGTACATCCGCATTCGCACAAGCGGCGAACGAACGACTCCCGCAGTGCAGTCGTGAAACGGATGCAAACCATTGCTATGTGTCTGACAGTGTCCCGTCGCGTGCTGCAGTGGACTTGCACCACGCTCAATCAGTGCATGATCAATCCTCTCTACCAAACATCAACCATGATCAATCGACATCTTCTCTGTGCGATCTCACTTATCGTCATTGGTTGGGGGATCCATGCCGGGCCGGCGATTTCTCAAACTTCGAATCGCCCCAACTTCGTTTTTGTTCTTACCGACGATCAGTCCTACGGGATGATGGGATGCGATGGAAACGAAATCACTCAGACGCCGAACATCGACCAGCTTGCCAAAGACGGCATCTACTTTGACCGCGCTTATGTCACTAGCGCAATCTGCACTCCAAGCCGGATCTCGATTCTGCTGAGCCAGTTCGAGCGAAAGCACGGCGTCAACTTTAACTCCGGCACCAGTGTGGCCCCAGAAGCGTGGAAAAAGTCCTATCCGGTTGTGATGCGAAGCAACGGCTACTACACCGGCTACGTTGGCAAGAACCATGCACCGATCGGTGACGGTGGTTACACGAGTGGTTTGATGGATAAGTCATTCGACTATTTCTACGCCGGCCACGGTCACATCAAGTTCTATCCCAAAGATCACCACGACATCTTCATGTCGGCCAAAGACGACACCCAGATCGAAATCGTTGGCGAAAGCGCGACGGACTTTCTGTCCAATGAACATCGACTTGAGGGCGCGATCCGATTTCTCAATTCACGTCCAACCGACAAGCCGTTCTGCCTAAGCATCTGTCTAAACCTGCCGCATGATGCGGGCACCAGCACGATGCAAATGCGAAACAGCGACGATGAAATCTACAAGACGCTCTATCGCGACATCAGCATTCCGTTGCCCAAGAACTACGTCGCCAAAAAGGACATCACGACCCCCAAACTGCCGGCGGACGTGTTGAAAACCGAAGAACGCCAGACCGGCTACAACTGGGTCGACGAACCTAAGGATTTGACCGAACGGATGACGCGGCAAATGCAAGCTCTCACCGGCATCGACCGCATGATTGGTGACATTCGCAGCAAGCTTGCCGCAGAGGGGATCGACAAAAATACGATCATCATCTTCAGCAGCGATCACGGTCAGTTCCAAGGTCAACAGGGCCTTGGCGGCAAAGCACTTTGCTATGAACAAACCACTCATGTGCCGATGATCATTTTCAACCCGGCCGCTGCGGAAACGGCTCAAGGACACCGAAGAAGTCAATTGGTGCAAAGCATCGATATCGCACCGACGATGCTGGACTACGCGGGCATCAAAACGCCCGACGAGTTTCAGGGAAAGAGTCTGCGAAGCTTGATCGACGGCAACGGTGATGCGGTTCACCAATACATCTTTACCGAAAACTTGTGGTCAACGCACTTTGGCAATCCACGTATCGAAGCCGTGCAAGACAAACGCTGGAAATACATTCGTTACTACAAGAACCAAAATTTTCCTGCCTCAGTGAAGGTGCGCACGGCCAAAGAACTAAACATCCCCGTCAATGCGATGCTGTACGCCGTGCACGACGACGGCATCGCAGTCTATCGGCACTACGCAGAATCGTCGCTAGCGGGCGAGGCTGCGGTTTACGAAGAACTATACGACATCGAGAACGATCCAGCAGAACTAAATAACTTGATTGACCGGGACCATCACACCGACGTACTGCAGCGATTGAAGAAGGCTTGGAATCAAAAGCTAATCGAAGCAAGAGGAAAAGGCGTTCCCAAAGTGCTCCGATACACCGCTGACAACGGAGCCAAACCCGGTTGATTCGGTTTCGCCTTTTGACCTTCGCTTTTCCTGCCTTCCTCGAATCAATCAGACTGCCATGACTCGCTTCTTTCAACTTGCAATCAGCGTTACCCTGTTTTGCATTTCAAACTGTTGCCCCGCCGCCGAACGCCCAAACATTGTGCTGATCGTCGCCGACGATTTAGGTTTCAGTGACGTGGGATTCAACGGTTGTACAGAGATCCCGACTCCCAATCTTGATGCGTTGGCTCAGTCGGGCGTTGTGTTTGAGTCTGGCTATGCGTCACATCCGTACTGTAGCCCCAGTCGTGCCGGGCTTCTGACGGGACGTTACCAGCAACGGTTTGGACACGAATGCAACCCGGAACCCGACGCCTTCGAACAGGGTGATCAGGCTCCCGGATTGCCACTTTCGGAAACCACGTTGGCACGTGCACTTGGCGACGCGGGATACGCCACCGGTGCGATTGGAAAATGGCATTTGGGTGATGCGAAACCGTACTGGCCCAATCGTCGCGGATTCGACGAGTGGTTTGGTTTCAGCGCCGGCGGGTTGAACTATTGGGGCGACGTTGGCAAAAAGCCTGCAGCCTTAGGGGTTCATCGTGGCGACGAACAAGTCGATCCTAAAACGTTGACTTACCTGACCGATGACTTTTCGACCGAAGCCGTGCAGTTTGTCGATCGTCACCAGGATGAACCATTCTTCTTGTACCTCGCCTACAACGCGCCTCACGCACCCGATCAGGCGACCAAGAAACACCTGTCGAAAACCGAGCACATCGAATATGGCGGCCGCGCGGTCTACGGAGCGATGGTCGCGGGGATGGACGAAGGCATCGGGCGAGTGATGACCAAGTTGAAAGAAGTTGGCGTAGCAGACAACACACTGGTGATCTTCTACAGCGACAACGGTGGACGCAGAGAACACGCCGTCAACTTTCCGTATCGCGGTCACAAAGGCATGTTGTTCGAAGGCGGTATCCGGGTTCCGTTTCTGATGTCCTGGCCAAAGCAAATCCCAAAAGGATCAACTGTCCCCACGCCGATTACCGCCTTGGACATTTTCCCCACGGTCTTGTCCGCAGCAGGAACAACCATCGACGACGCAGCGAAGCTAGACGGCATGAACTTGATTCCGATGCTTCGCAATCGGCAGTCTCACCAAAATCCGCGAACGTTGTTTTGGCGATACGCGATTGGCGACACTGAATTTGGGTACGCAGTCCGTGACGGCGATCTAAAACTGGTTCAAAGCGGCTACAAAGGTCGATCGTTGCTTTTCGATCTTGCCAATGATTCATGGGAACACCATGACTTAGCATCACAGCAACCCGAAACGGTCGCTCGGTTGAGCAAACTGATTCAAAACTGGGACGCCAAGAATATTTCGCCGAAATGGCTGGACGCGCATGGACCCAATGTTCGCAGCGAGGAAGAGTCGCGACAAAAGGCGATCGACGCTGCTTCACGTGGTGAGCGATAGTCGCGGATGCCAAGACCTTTCAACTTAATTCCTCACCAATCAACGTGCGTCAATGAGTTTTCTGCGATTGATACAAGCCTTCACGTTTGCAGCCTTTCTTCTGACACCTCTGGCATTGGCCGAGCAGGGTCGACCGAATACTGAATTGGGCGAACTGATCTTTGAAGATCACTTTGAACGTTCAGAATCGCAAGAGGAGAAGGACGAACCTGGGAACGACTGGACCACTAGCAGCGACAAGACAGCTGCAGGTCACAAGGAAGTCGACTTGCGCGACGGGGCGATGCATATTTACACGCACAAGGTTGCTAATCATGCGACATCGGTACGACATCCGTTCGCATTCACCGACGGCAGCATCGGTCTGCGGTTCATGTTGCACAAAAAAGGCGACAGCCTAAAGCTGAACTTCGCCGATCTGGCCTGCAAAACGGTTCATGCCGGTCACCTGTTTGATGCAGACGTAAGCGTCAGTACGCTGACCATCGAAGATCGCAAGACAGGCGTCATGAACTTGAAGACACGTGCTTTGTCAAAAGCCGGCACCCTCACCGACGGCCAACGCAAGACATTGTCAGCGAAGAAAAAGCGGATGCCGATTCAACTTGAATTGAATCAGTGGCACGAGATCCTCGTTCATATCGATGGCGACCATGTCGTCGTGGACATCGATGGTCAACGCGTCGGCAGTCATCAATCCGACGGATTTGCCCACGCTAACAAATCGTTATTGCGATTGCTCGTCCCAAATACTGCGACCGTGGATGACGTTCGCATTTGGAAACGATCTCCAATTCACGCGAAAACGAACGAAAATTTTTCCGATGCCTCCAACTTAGACTTCAAGAAGTTGGTTTCGCCGGTTCCCACGTCGGCTAAGTTCATCGACGAGAACTACTACATCTGGGGCGCTAGCATGGTGCGTGACACCGATGGAAAGTGTCACTTGCTGTACAGTCGCTGGCTTCGCGAACTCGGGCACAACGCCTGGGTCACGCATTCCGAGATCGCTCATGCAGTGGCCGACAGTCCGCTGGGGCCTTTCCGATACGTTGACGTTGCCTTGCCAGCCCGCGGGCCAGAGTATTGGGATGGAATGTGCACTCACAATCCAACCGTCCATAAATTCGACGGCAAGTACTATCTTTATTACATGGGTAATTTCGGTGACGGTAATGCGACCGTGAAGCTGAACCCCATCCATCGCAACCATCAACGCATCGGTGTTGCCGTCGCCGATCATCCGGCTGGGCCGTGGAAGCGTTTTGACAAACCTTTGATTGACGTTACCCATCAGCCAGGTGCCCATGACGAGCTGATGACGAGCAACCCGTCGATTCTGCGGCGATCTGACGGCACGTACGTTCTGATTTACAAAGCGGTGGGAACCAAAGGACCACTACCGTTCGGTGGCCCAGTGATTCACTTGGCTGCCACGTCGCAATCGCCGACCGGACCATTCAACAAAAAAATGACGCCGTTGTTTACCGCACCGGGCGTCAAGTTCCCGGCCGAAGATCCCTACGTTTGGGCCGAGGGCAATCGCTGTTGGGCGATCGTGAACGACCACAAAGGAACATTCAACGGCACCGGCGAGGATTCACTTGCATTGTTCACATCGAAGGATGGTTTGACATGGGATGTCGCTCCGAATCCGTGGGTACTGCAGCGCAAGGTGACCTGGACCGACGGTACCGAGCAGTCGTTTCATCGACTCGAACGCCCGCAGCTTTGGCTCGAAAACGGACAGCCGGCGGTGCTGTACTGTGCAGCCGAAGAAACAAACGACGAAGCTCATTCGTTCAACGTTCACATTCCTCTGATCAAGAAGAATTCGGAAACGGATCATGTCACTCAATAGCTCACAACGCTATTCAACAAAAGCAAATCCCGCTTCTGTCATCCACTGTTACCTATTGAGTCTTCCATGAACCACTTCGTCCGTCGGCAATTTTTCAAGGCCTCCACCGCGTTCGGCGCAGCGACTTTTCTACCCGCACACATCGCACTTGGCGACCAGGCGAACAGCGAAACGCGAGCACCTAGCGAACGAGTCAACGTGGCGTTCGTGGGCAGCGGTGGCAAAGGCGATCGCAATCGGCAAGCATTTCTTGCAACCGGACTGTGCAATGTCGTTGCCCTCTGCGACGTTGACTTGCAAGGCAAACATGTCCAGCCCGCGCTAACAGCTCACCCCGATGCGCCGAAGTTTACTGATTTCCGCCGGATGCTGGACGAGGTGGGCGACCAGATCGACGCTGTCGTGGTTTCAACGCCCGACCACTCGCACTTTGCCGCAGGCATGTTGGCGATGTCGATGGGCAAGCATGTTTGGGTCGAGAAACCACTCGCGCATACGTTCGGTCAAGTCGAACGCATGATCGACCTTGCTGATCGCAGCGGTGTGGTGACTCAAATGGGAAACCAAGGTCATTCGGAAGCAAACTTCCATCAGTTCAAAGCATGGTCCGCAGGCGGCGTCTTCAAAGACGTCAGGAAGATCACCGCGTATATGAATAAGTATCGTCGTTGGCATGGCTGGGGCGAAAGTGTAACCGAGTACCCAACCGATCCGTTACCCACAGGCATGGACTGGAATACTTGGTGCAACCCCTCACCGATGAATCCGCACAGCAAGCGGTTGCATCCTGGCAATTGGCGAAGCTGGTTCGACTACGGTAGCGGTGCCTTTGGCGATTGGGGGCCGCACATTCTGGACACCTGCCATCGGTTCTTGGAACTCGGATTACCAGAACGGATTACGGCCATCAAACGCGAAGGTGCCAACACCTTGGTTTTCCCGCAAGCGTCCACGATTCAGTTTGCTTTTCCCAGTCGCGGCGAAATGCCAGCGTGTGATGTGACTTGGTATGACGGCCGAGAAAACTTGGCCGAGGTCGAACCAGAGTACAAGGCAACGGTAGATCGAGCGGCGAAGGAAAACCGTCCCGGAAAGATCATCTATGCGGGCGATCATGTTTTCCAAGGCGATTCGCACGGCGATGAACTGGAAGTCATTTCGACAGGCGCGGACGAAGTGATGGCAACGCTGCCAAAGTATTCGACCAAAAGTTCCAACCACTGGGCAAACTTTCTGCTCAGTTGCAAAGGCGTCGAAGAAACCCAGTCGCCTTTCCACATCAGCGGTCCGTTGACGCAAGTCTTCAACCTTGGCGTGATCGCCCAAAGACTGGGCGGCGAAATTGAATTCGACCGTGTAACCAAAACGATCAAAAATAATGATGCAGCACTTGCGCTGCTCGATCCTGCGCCTCGTCATGGTTGGGAAGAGTTTTACTAACTGTAAGTCCAACACAAACGTTTGTTCAACACTGATCCAAATCGCGGCAGAAAACGCTAACCCGGCGAATCGCCCACCTGTACCGCAAACAACAACATTCCATGAAATCCATCATCTGTTCAGCGATGATTGCCATCGCAGCCATCGCGTCGCAAGTCCATGCGGCCGACGGTCCGAATATCATTTTGGTGTTTGCGGACGACATCAGTGCTCGCGAATTACCACTGTATGGTTCGTCGACTTGGAGCCCGCCCAGCGGTGGCGATACCGCCGACGTTGCCTTTCGCGCCAAGACTCCGGCGCTGGACCAGATGGCCGAAGAAGGTTGCTGGGTCGAAACCGCTTGGGCGTCCGTCGTTTGCTCGCCCAGCCGAGCGATGATGATGACCGGCCGTTACGCTCACTTGCACAAGTGGTGGAACAACAAGGACAAGGGCCGTTACCTCGACGCGAAAGGAAAAGCCGTCACTTGGCCGCTCTACGAAAGTTCGCCTCGCTTGATCGGCCATGTCGCCCAACAAGCCGGCTACGCAACTTACTGGGCCGGCAAAACGCAAATGGCTGGCGACCTTGGCAAGTTTGGTTTTGACCAGGGTTGCTTTACACCCGGCAACCTTTCGGACACGGATAACCCGTACACCGATTTCAAGATGTATGAAAAGAAGATCGATGGCGGAAAGTTGCTCTTCAATTCCGACACGAACCAACCAATCGACAGCTATCTACAACACGGTTGGTATTGGAAACCGCATGTCAGGTTGATGAATCATCCGGGCAAAAACAAGGGACTGCAGTGGTGGCCGAACACGCCTGAATCCGAAGCAAGCTTCGGCCTGAACACCTACGGTCCTGACGTCGAACTTGAGTTCATCTTTGACTTCATGGACCGACAAGACGCGGCTAAAAGACCGTTCTTTGTCTACCACACCTCGCATTTAGGTCACGACGCTTTTGATTGGCTGAACCCTCAGTCCGAGTCCAAATGGCCGGGGACTCCCGTCGTCCAATGGGATGGCAACGGATACACACGTATCACCCCCAACGTCACTGGCGACCAAGGCGTTTACAACGATCATGACACCGTCACCGAACCCGGCATTCACAATCATGTGAATTACCTCGATTACCAAATCTGGAAATATCGAAACAAGCTGCAGCACATGGGGATCGCTGACAACACGGTGCTAATCTTCTGTGCCGACAATGGCACCAGCGGCTATGGAAAGAGCAGTTCGGATCGCCAAAAGGGCACGCACGTCCCGCTGATCATTGTGGCGCCGGGGATGACCAAACAGGGTCGCCAGGATGTGCTAGTAAACATGTCCGACATGCTGCCGACAATCGCGGAATTAACCGGCGCAACAATTCCAAATGACTATGAAATCAATGGCGAAAGTCTTGTTCCGTTCCTGTTCACCGACAAGCCGAAGCACCGAGATTGGATTTACGGATACAACGGCGCGGACCAGATCATTCGCGGCGACAAGGTTTTGAAGGATGGCAAGGGCAAGTGGTGGGACGTCTCGGCAGATCCCGACGACTTGATCAGTTTCCCGCAAATTCAGGACTGGAACCAAGTCAGCGATGCCCATCGCGCCGAGCGAGACGAACTGCTAGCGGTCTTGCCCCGGTTCGACCTGCACGAGACCAAACACGATGCGCCGGGCGTTGAACTGCCCACAATTCCGGCGAAGCAAAAAACAAATAACAACATCAAGGCCCCCCCAAAAAAGCCAAAGCAAAACCCAGCAAAAGTCGAAGCGACCGACGGTATTCACGGCCTTAAAAAGGCATTGGCTGCGCCGCCAAAACCAAACGTGCTTTCCGTATTCACGGAAGACCAGAAACGGTCACCGACGAGGATCGTCGGGCAAGGCGGAAACGGAAAGCTGCTGTTCAGTGACGACTTTGATGGCCGTAGCGAACTTGGCGAACGGTACCACACAAGCAAAGCAATCGCTGAATCGTTTACGATTGTTGACGGTGTATTGACGTGCAAGCAAACACAGGAAGACCACGGCGCCCACATGCACCCCATGGTCGCCTTCAAGGACGGCGACATCCAGTTTGACGTTCGATTCAAGGGCGGCACCCAGTTCAACGTGGTCATCGACGACAAGAATGACAAAACGGTTCACGCCGGTCACATCTGCCGCGTTTCGATTACACCAAAGAAAATGATTCTAGGTGACGACAAAACCGGGGCCATGAACCTGGAGGTTCGTGAATTACGCCAACGTACCGATCTCGTCGCGGACCAAGTCAAAGCGCTAGAGGAACTGTTGCAGAAGACGCGACAAGTCGGCAATGTCGAAATACAAAAGGGCAAGTGGTATCACGTCCGCGTAGTCATCATTGACGATGTCATGGAGACGTACTTGGATGGCGAACCTATCGCTCGCCTTCAATCCCCAGGAATCGGGCACGCAACAAAAACGAACGTCGGGCTAACGATCAATGGTTCGACGATTGAATTCGACAACTTACAAGTTCGTTCGCCCAAGATGTCGCCGCTTCGCTAGTCTCAGCGAATGGGTTTGCTCACCAGTTCAAGCGTCAAATAGAAACGCAATCGATGAAATTCATTTACTCACTCGTGTTCGTCTTGCATTTCACCTGCACTGCAATTGCTGGCGACCGGCCCAACGTGATTCTGATCGTGACGGATGACCAGGGATACGGCGACATGTCTTGTCACGGAAACCCTTGGCTAGAAACGCCGAATCTGGACCGACTTGCCGCTGAAGGCGTGCGACTGGACGACTACCACGTTGACCCCGTTTGCACGCCCACTCGCGCGGCGCTGATGACGGGCCGATACTCGTCCCGCGTCGGTGCATGGACAGTGACCGAGGGACGACAATTGCTGAACCCCGACGAAGTCACAATCGCAGACATGTTTGCCGATTCGGGGTATCGCACGGGAATGTTCGGAAAGTGGCACCTCGGTGACACGTGGCCGTACGCTCCGCGATACCGTGGCTTTCAAACGGTTGTCCGCCATCTTGCCGGCGGTATCGACGAGATTGGCAACCCGATCGGTAACGACTACTTCGATGACATGTATTACCGAAACGGAAAGCCTGAAAAGATTGACGGCTACTGCACGGACGTGTTCTTTGCCGAGTGCCAACGGATGATCGCACAGCCATCCGACCGACCTTTTTTCGTTTACTTACCGCTCAACGCGATGCACAGTCCGCATACGGTCGCCGCGAAGTACTCGGCGCCGTTCAAAGCGGATGGGCATGCCGATGCCCGATCCGACTTCTTTGGCCAAATCATTAACTTTGATGAAAATCTTGGACGACTGCTCGATTTCCTAAGGTCACAGCAGATCGAAGACAACACCATCGTCATTTTCATGGGTGACAACGGCACGGCCGAAGGAGGCAATGGCGGGTTACCAGACAATGGGTATAGCGCCGGCGTGCGAGGCAAAAAGGGATCCGTCTATGAAGGTGGTCACCGCGTTGCCTGTTTTGTTCGCTGGCCAGCGAGACTGAACGCGGGACAGAGAACCGACGCTCTGACGTCCTGTCGTGATTGGCTACCCACGCTCGTCGATTGGTGCCAACTCGAAGGGCACGACAACGCCGATTTTGATGGGCGATCCATGGCATCATTGCTTGACGGATGCGGCGAAGAATGGCCGGACCGAACATTATTCGTCGAACGACAGGGGGACCAACCCAAACTGGTGCCTTCGACAAAAAGACGTGGCAAGTATCCACATTACGCGGTGCTTACCGAGCGATGGCGAATGGTCAACGGTGAACTTTACGACATCATCACTGATCCCGGACAAAGAACCAACGTCGCTGCCAAGCATGAAGATGTCCTCGCTGACTTGCGATCTCGGTACGAAAATTACTTTGCCGATGTGTTTGCAACGGGCGCTGCTTACACCCGGTTTCAGCTTGGCGTAGCCGAAGAAAACCCAACGCGTCTGACGGTACGAGATTGGCATCCAACCGACGGCAATGTGATTTGGAAGCAAGAACAACTCGGTGACAACGGGCTCGTCATCAATGGTTTCTGGGCCGTCCATGCGGTTCGTGCCGGTCGCTATCGAATTTCATTGTCGCGTTTTCCCAGTGACGCTCCGGCCGCCATGGGCGCGTCCGAAGCGCGACTCGAAATCGGCGAGATCGATGAGACACAAACGATCGATCCGAGCGATTCATCAGCGACCTTTGACATTGAACTGCCCGCCGGCGATGCGGTGATGCAGAGCTGGCTAACAGACGCTCAAACTAATTTGCGGCGAGGTGCATACTTCGCCGACATTCAATTCATCGATCAGAAGAAATAACTCACTTTAACATCGCAGCGAAGCATTCAGAGTACGCCCAAATGCCAAACTCTCGACGATCCCCACGTGCCCTTGGCTTGCTTGCTTGGATTGCCATGCTGGCCTCGGCCACTTGTTCAATGGCCCAGCAAACAGCGACGCCACCGACCATTAGCAAGGAAGGCAAAAAGCAGAAAGCCATCCACGACTATCTGTTCGACACGTTTATCAAGAATCGCAAGACGGTCTACCAAGGCAGCGCCGACAACCGCAGTCTTAAAGAACTGACGGTCCTTGAACAAATTCATCAAATTCGCGATGGCGAAGAAATTGAACTGCCCGCGGGAACCGAACGCATTGCGATTTTGTTCCGTCACTTCGGATTCCACGGCGAAAACTTGGATCGCATCAAAGAAGTCCACGTCTTTCCGTTTTCGCCAGACAAGGCCCCCCCACGCAGTGTGCAGGTGAAAGATTTCTACCGCGTCCAGATGCCTTCGATTTCAAATAACGATCAGCCGCCCCAACGGATGAAAATTCGCTTCTTGATGAAACAAAAGGATGCGGCATGCAGAATCGACGATCTCGTCTTTTATGCTCAGAACGCTATTTCACCGGAATTTGACACGATTCCCTACCGTGACCTTGGTTCCGAGTTTCCTCGCGAGCGCGTCGAGGTTCACGTTGACACGGATCACGAATTGTCGATTGGCGGCACATCCGATTTGCAACGCCATCGCTGGTTTCGGATGCACGAAACGTCTGGCGTGGTTGACCAGTCTTTTGAAACTTGGGCTTCAGAACACAATTTCCTTCCTGGTCGCGGAGCATTCAAGTTCAATCCGGCCTTGACGCACGGATGGAAAAAGGACGCCGAGACACTGCAGGAACGCAAGGACAAACCAGGTGCCGCCGACCTAACCTTCTTTGATCGCTATGACGCGGGAGAGCGACAGCGACGAACGATTCCCCTGTGGAAGGACACCCCCTTCGCGCTGTGTTTCAATGATTGGCCCGAGTTCATGTCGGTACCCTTGCAGGGTCGCGGTACGCCGCTGGTTGAACACTTCGACGATGCTGCCGAACTTGCGGCCGCATACGTTGCAGACCAAATCAAGGACGGCGGATCCACTGCGGCGTGGTGGGAAGTGAAGAACGAGAGCAGCGTGGCGTCGGAATGGTCTCACCATGACCGCAAGGATGCCGACGGCTGGGGACTACTAAGCGATTTCCACAATCGCGTTGCCGCTAAAGTTCACGCTAGCTCGCCAGCCGTGAAAGTCGGTGGACCATCATCGGCTTACATGCAGTTGCAAGCAGGCAACTTCAAGCTTTACCAGAACCAGGCTCGCTTCATTCAAGAAACTCGTGGCCATCTCGATTTCTTTTCGCACCACTTCTATGAAAATGCCCTGACTTTGGGGGCACACGAGCGACGTGGCTTGGGCTACTCGAACTATCTGCTCGGTCGATACGAAGCGATCCTGGATATGCTGAGGGCCGAGATGCATCGCGTCGACAACGTGCTACCAATTCTGATTACCGAAACCGGTTCGTTACAAAACGGCCGCGAACCGTCGGACAACTGGTTGCGACTCTATGCCTGGAATGCGTACCTGACCAAGTCGATGCAGCGACCCGACCAGATCGACATGTTTGTACCGTTCATTTTTCTGCACATGTCTTGGAACCCCAACAGTGGCGATGCAGCCTTTGCA is part of the Rubripirellula reticaptiva genome and harbors:
- a CDS encoding sulfatase-like hydrolase/transferase; this translates as MKSIICSAMIAIAAIASQVHAADGPNIILVFADDISARELPLYGSSTWSPPSGGDTADVAFRAKTPALDQMAEEGCWVETAWASVVCSPSRAMMMTGRYAHLHKWWNNKDKGRYLDAKGKAVTWPLYESSPRLIGHVAQQAGYATYWAGKTQMAGDLGKFGFDQGCFTPGNLSDTDNPYTDFKMYEKKIDGGKLLFNSDTNQPIDSYLQHGWYWKPHVRLMNHPGKNKGLQWWPNTPESEASFGLNTYGPDVELEFIFDFMDRQDAAKRPFFVYHTSHLGHDAFDWLNPQSESKWPGTPVVQWDGNGYTRITPNVTGDQGVYNDHDTVTEPGIHNHVNYLDYQIWKYRNKLQHMGIADNTVLIFCADNGTSGYGKSSSDRQKGTHVPLIIVAPGMTKQGRQDVLVNMSDMLPTIAELTGATIPNDYEINGESLVPFLFTDKPKHRDWIYGYNGADQIIRGDKVLKDGKGKWWDVSADPDDLISFPQIQDWNQVSDAHRAERDELLAVLPRFDLHETKHDAPGVELPTIPAKQKTNNNIKAPPKKPKQNPAKVEATDGIHGLKKALAAPPKPNVLSVFTEDQKRSPTRIVGQGGNGKLLFSDDFDGRSELGERYHTSKAIAESFTIVDGVLTCKQTQEDHGAHMHPMVAFKDGDIQFDVRFKGGTQFNVVIDDKNDKTVHAGHICRVSITPKKMILGDDKTGAMNLEVRELRQRTDLVADQVKALEELLQKTRQVGNVEIQKGKWYHVRVVIIDDVMETYLDGEPIARLQSPGIGHATKTNVGLTINGSTIEFDNLQVRSPKMSPLR
- a CDS encoding arylsulfatase; amino-acid sequence: MKFIYSLVFVLHFTCTAIAGDRPNVILIVTDDQGYGDMSCHGNPWLETPNLDRLAAEGVRLDDYHVDPVCTPTRAALMTGRYSSRVGAWTVTEGRQLLNPDEVTIADMFADSGYRTGMFGKWHLGDTWPYAPRYRGFQTVVRHLAGGIDEIGNPIGNDYFDDMYYRNGKPEKIDGYCTDVFFAECQRMIAQPSDRPFFVYLPLNAMHSPHTVAAKYSAPFKADGHADARSDFFGQIINFDENLGRLLDFLRSQQIEDNTIVIFMGDNGTAEGGNGGLPDNGYSAGVRGKKGSVYEGGHRVACFVRWPARLNAGQRTDALTSCRDWLPTLVDWCQLEGHDNADFDGRSMASLLDGCGEEWPDRTLFVERQGDQPKLVPSTKRRGKYPHYAVLTERWRMVNGELYDIITDPGQRTNVAAKHEDVLADLRSRYENYFADVFATGAAYTRFQLGVAEENPTRLTVRDWHPTDGNVIWKQEQLGDNGLVINGFWAVHAVRAGRYRISLSRFPSDAPAAMGASEARLEIGEIDETQTIDPSDSSATFDIELPAGDAVMQSWLTDAQTNLRRGAYFADIQFIDQKK
- a CDS encoding beta-agarase, with the translated sequence MPNSRRSPRALGLLAWIAMLASATCSMAQQTATPPTISKEGKKQKAIHDYLFDTFIKNRKTVYQGSADNRSLKELTVLEQIHQIRDGEEIELPAGTERIAILFRHFGFHGENLDRIKEVHVFPFSPDKAPPRSVQVKDFYRVQMPSISNNDQPPQRMKIRFLMKQKDAACRIDDLVFYAQNAISPEFDTIPYRDLGSEFPRERVEVHVDTDHELSIGGTSDLQRHRWFRMHETSGVVDQSFETWASEHNFLPGRGAFKFNPALTHGWKKDAETLQERKDKPGAADLTFFDRYDAGERQRRTIPLWKDTPFALCFNDWPEFMSVPLQGRGTPLVEHFDDAAELAAAYVADQIKDGGSTAAWWEVKNESSVASEWSHHDRKDADGWGLLSDFHNRVAAKVHASSPAVKVGGPSSAYMQLQAGNFKLYQNQARFIQETRGHLDFFSHHFYENALTLGAHERRGLGYSNYLLGRYEAILDMLRAEMHRVDNVLPILITETGSLQNGREPSDNWLRLYAWNAYLTKSMQRPDQIDMFVPFIFLHMSWNPNSGDAAFAPKPGLKRHVTIDDFEPTIVARYFDLWRDFDGRRLPVAFDRDYLDVVAIHDDKQVSLAVTNMGGRQIAVDLSGVASKIGATAARQTRLNYHQGDVVFEPEQAVDANAIPVDVNETTVIRLTLSRPLNPSGTLQMDRIYAAETAVATADKPTVFQVELEDPKTVQSAKLIIGIHRNGGINKPVKVSVNDTPITLDMGDANEFSEFFGSLDTALPMSILREQNQVTITSQEGATITSVQVVVHRTAN